From the Rhizobium sp. NZLR1 genome, the window CCCAGATCATTCTTTATGATCAAGCAGAAGCTTTCCGCCTTGCTGACTTCATGCGCCGGGGGCTTGTTCCGTGGGGCGACATACCGGTTTTGTTTGTGCTTGGCCGCTACTCCGTCAATCAGCTGTCTCAACCGAACGAGATACTGCCATTCTTGGCGATGGAGACGCCGCGGTTTGCGCATTGGAGCGTTTGCGCCTTTGGTCGTTACGAAGCCGCCTGCGTCACTACCGCAGCTCTACTCGGCGGAAATGTTCGCGTGGGTTTCGAGAACAACATTTCGTTGCCGGATGGCACTCTCGCGAAAACGAACGCGGATCTTGTTGGCATTGTCAGAAAATCGGTGGAGACGCTTGGCGTTGTCACCCACGATGGCGAAGAGCTTCGCGAGCGTCTTCATAAGATGTTGGGTTAGGGTCAGATCGGGAATGCGGCTATGCAGCAAATTTATTATGTTAGGACGCTATCGCGTTAATCAAACATTGCCAACGAATCCAAATACATAATCTGCGCGAGATGGGCTCACTGGAATTGGACGCCGACGGTTCAGATCTAATCAAGACCAAGGCATAGACCACCGATGGGCATCGGAGTGCGCCTCGGTGTCGGCACCTGCAGCGATTTAAGCGATGACATTCAATTTCTTGGCTAACAGCACGAGGAAGGTCTTCGCTATCCTTCCTACGGAGGCCTATGCAAATTCCAGGTCAACGCTGCGATGCTAACGACATCGGCGTTTGGAGACGCGAGGCAAGTAGGGAACGCCGATTGTTGTTGTGGCTGCCGATGAGGTTGGATCTAACTTAGCTCGAGGCGCTCAATCCAGAAACCCACTGAAAACGCCGACGCCGCACTGCGGACTTAGGCCCCAGTTCCTTAATTAGCTGTTGTACCGCCCCGCTTGCCAGTTTCTTCTCACCCGCCAATCGGGAGCTACATTTTTGAAGCGGTCAAGCGAGAGCTGGCCGACCGGCATCGCCGTTTCACGATTCATCAGCAACTGAGAGACGGCAATTCCCACTGCAGGTGCCATACCGAAGCCGTGGCCCGAGCATGCTGCGGTCACGAGGCCCGCGGGGCTTTCAAATCGATGAATCGTTGTCATTTGGTCAGGTGCCATGTCGACGATACCCGCCCAACTGCGAAGGAACTGCGCGCCCTTGAGGACAGGCATCGTCTCGATCGCCCTGCGCAGAATATTGCGGACGATTTGTGTGTTGGGCTTTGCCGGCTCTTTCCCGATTTCCAGATCAACCCACTCATACGGTCCGCCGTTCATGTGAAGGTTTCCTCGCTTCGTTTGGCGGATCGAGAGACCATTGCCGATAAACGCTTGCTCAAACAGAGGCGGCATCGGTGTTGTGACGAGCGCTTCCAGTCTCACCGGAGCAAGTGGGAAATGGATGCCCAGCGGCGCAAGCAGCAAGGAATTGTGAGCAGCAGCGCAAAGAGCCAACTTGTCACAATGAAGTTCACCCTGCGGGGTGCGAACACCCTTCACCTTACCGCCTTCGGCGAGCAGCTCGAGGACGGGGGTATACTCGCGTATTTCCCCGCCAAGATCGTTAAAAGCCCAGGCAAATGCCTGGGACGTCCGTTGCGGATTGGCGTGCCCCGACCGGCTCGTCCAGATGCCCCCGAGACAATTCGG encodes:
- a CDS encoding FAD-dependent oxidoreductase — translated: MKNFDIIVVGAGILGLATAYQAQKAGAKVLVLDAGATAYEASSRATGYLSLRGETPAESPLAQEAEKLWDSLDDELGYPTEWTQKGRIWAALDERELDELKSLYGTFQKTDIPFEFLDGDAMRKLIPCLSPNCLGGIWTSRSGHANPQRTSQAFAWAFNDLGGEIREYTPVLELLAEGGKVKGVRTPQGELHCDKLALCAAAHNSLLLAPLGIHFPLAPVRLEALVTTPMPPLFEQAFIGNGLSIRQTKRGNLHMNGGPYEWVDLEIGKEPAKPNTQIVRNILRRAIETMPVLKGAQFLRSWAGIVDMAPDQMTTIHRFESPAGLVTAACSGHGFGMAPAVGIAVSQLLMNRETAMPVGQLSLDRFKNVAPDWRVRRNWQAGRYNS